A window of Sulfurimonas gotlandica GD1 contains these coding sequences:
- a CDS encoding FAD-dependent oxidoreductase, with protein MTQNHYNVIVVGGGVSGAALFYELGRYTDIKNICLLEKYGSLASLNSNGSANSQTIHCGDIETNYTLEKAAKVKRTAKMVEKYCLQYGYENKVIFSHQKMALGVGYEEVDYIKNRYKEFKSLYPYLEFYTKEQLAEIEPAVIFDKDGKERPEDIVGMGAKGEYTTVDFKALSDTFIDNTLKIKDKVTDIFFNNEVKHIQKIGSTYHIQTTMSQFTADFVVVDAGAHSLYLAHRMGHGLDFGCLPMAGSFYMGNRKILNGKVYMVQNPKLPFAALHGDPDILVNGFTRFGPTALMLPKLERFKPGTYIDFFKTLRLDYNVIKIFYDLLKDSDIRNYVLKNFMFEVPFINKKLFLQDARKIVPSLSEEDISYAKGFGGVRPQILDKKNQKLMLGEASINTGEGIIFNMTPSPGATSCLGNAVRDVEAICEYLGFKFDEQLFNDELVEEQTIQGDEI; from the coding sequence CGCTGCTCTTTTTTATGAACTAGGCCGTTATACAGACATAAAAAACATATGTTTACTTGAGAAATATGGCTCCTTAGCTTCACTGAACTCTAATGGATCTGCGAATTCTCAGACAATTCACTGTGGTGATATCGAGACTAACTATACTCTAGAAAAAGCTGCAAAAGTCAAAAGAACAGCAAAGATGGTTGAGAAGTACTGTCTTCAGTACGGTTATGAAAACAAGGTGATTTTTTCACATCAAAAAATGGCTCTTGGTGTAGGTTATGAAGAGGTAGATTACATTAAAAACCGCTACAAAGAGTTTAAATCCCTCTATCCATACTTGGAGTTTTATACTAAAGAGCAGTTAGCCGAAATAGAACCTGCTGTCATTTTTGACAAAGATGGGAAAGAGCGTCCTGAAGATATTGTTGGAATGGGTGCAAAAGGTGAATATACTACAGTTGATTTTAAAGCTCTAAGTGATACTTTTATAGATAATACTCTTAAGATAAAAGATAAAGTAACGGACATCTTTTTTAATAATGAAGTAAAGCATATTCAAAAGATTGGGAGCACTTATCATATACAAACAACTATGAGTCAGTTTACTGCTGATTTTGTTGTTGTAGATGCTGGTGCGCATAGTCTATATCTAGCACACAGAATGGGGCATGGACTAGATTTTGGTTGTCTTCCAATGGCTGGAAGTTTTTATATGGGTAACCGTAAAATATTAAATGGTAAAGTATATATGGTTCAAAATCCAAAGCTTCCATTTGCCGCTCTTCATGGTGATCCAGATATTTTAGTTAATGGCTTTACAAGATTTGGACCGACAGCTCTAATGCTGCCAAAACTAGAACGTTTTAAACCAGGCACTTATATAGACTTCTTTAAAACTCTTCGACTTGATTACAATGTTATTAAAATCTTTTATGACCTACTAAAAGATTCTGATATTCGCAACTATGTACTGAAAAACTTCATGTTTGAAGTGCCGTTTATCAATAAAAAACTCTTTCTCCAAGATGCAAGAAAAATTGTACCTTCTCTGAGTGAAGAAGATATATCATACGCTAAGGGTTTTGGTGGTGTAAGACCTCAAATCTTAGACAAGAAAAACCAAAAGCTTATGCTTGGTGAAGCTTCTATAAACACTGGAGAAGGAATCATTTTCAACATGACACCTTCTCCAGGTGCAACATCATGTTTAGGCAATGCAGTACGTGATGTAGAGGCGATATGTGAGTATCTTGGATTTAAATTTGACGAACAACTTTTCAATGATGAACTAGTAGAAGAGCAAACAATACAAGGGGATGAAATATGA
- a CDS encoding glycosyltransferase family protein, whose translation MTKTKKKLLYITDQQEYSEHGTIGPLFNGYLKEYYDVNIVYFTKFKNSFQAKGTDYVVPEQYKKEIACYMDSKGVDLSSYDYVFVRNKPDILKDILQSREKYGYKVGYRLSFPKKEEIYEAHKANNSNTIIDTVKNYFQKSSKKTLLSKCDIFMPTSKDMEDTFYADTGVRSFPLPAGLDPARITPHRQSDGDECHFIYVGTLDSLRQFEEVLVAFTKVNSNNWHLNISTLDSEYARFVIQKYPTINDKISIIKADNLNELFAQVDDCDVGIALLPNIPIYSTAIPAKVMDYYTCAIPTLMTDNAKNRTLFSEKDALFCNFDSDEIVAKLEKIIDMSQEEIAKMGHSGQEKLLAHKRNYKIMAKELYEELESL comes from the coding sequence ATGACAAAAACGAAAAAGAAACTTCTTTATATTACAGATCAGCAAGAGTATAGTGAGCATGGTACAATCGGTCCACTTTTTAACGGCTATCTAAAAGAGTATTATGATGTAAATATTGTATATTTTACAAAATTCAAAAATAGCTTTCAAGCAAAAGGAACAGACTATGTAGTTCCAGAGCAGTATAAAAAAGAGATTGCTTGTTATATGGATTCCAAGGGTGTTGATCTCTCTTCATACGACTATGTATTTGTTCGTAACAAGCCTGATATTTTAAAAGATATTCTCCAAAGTCGCGAAAAATATGGTTATAAAGTAGGGTATAGACTATCTTTTCCAAAAAAAGAAGAGATTTATGAGGCTCATAAAGCTAATAACAGCAATACAATTATAGATACAGTTAAAAACTATTTTCAAAAATCTTCCAAGAAAACCCTTCTATCAAAATGTGATATTTTCATGCCAACATCTAAAGACATGGAAGATACTTTTTATGCAGATACAGGCGTTAGAAGTTTTCCATTACCAGCAGGATTAGACCCAGCACGAATCACTCCGCATCGCCAGTCAGATGGAGATGAATGTCATTTCATCTATGTAGGTACTCTTGATAGTCTTAGACAATTTGAAGAAGTATTAGTTGCTTTTACAAAAGTAAACTCAAATAATTGGCATCTAAACATCTCTACACTTGACTCAGAATATGCAAGATTTGTAATACAGAAATATCCAACAATCAATGATAAAATAAGTATTATTAAGGCGGATAATTTAAATGAGTTGTTTGCTCAAGTTGATGACTGTGATGTCGGCATTGCACTATTGCCAAATATTCCTATCTACTCTACTGCAATACCGGCAAAAGTTATGGACTACTACACGTGTGCAATTCCTACGCTTATGACAGATAATGCAAAAAATCGTACACTTTTCAGTGAAAAAGATGCTCTCTTTTGTAATTTTGACAGTGACGAAATAGTTGCTAAACTTGAAAAAATTATAGATATGTCACAAGAAGAAATTGCCAAAATGGGACATTCAGGACAAGAAAAATTGCTCGCACACAAAAGAAACTATAAAATTATGGCAAAAGAGCTTTATGAAGAGTTAGAGTCACTTTAA
- the sppA gene encoding signal peptide peptidase SppA yields MQFLKRLFSPITTTLGFIQNHFKAMVFVLILVLIFAPESEQDLTQNNLQQINLVGPIIEVSEILEQIEKAGANNNVKGVLLVVDSPGGAVAPSIEIAYAIKRLRTKKPVIAYAKGTIASGSYYASIWANEIIANPGSMVGSIGVIMQGADMSELMDKIGISTQSVKAGKYKQVGTPDRKWEPYEINELNKVIQGTYDMFTQDVAKARGLDIKKRDQFANAHIFTAQQAKDVGLVDSLGVSHNAKMKLILLSGVDDPIWNKEDKFDKIMKKLTASTALTLHTYFPALILK; encoded by the coding sequence ATGCAATTTTTAAAAAGACTATTTTCACCTATAACTACAACACTGGGCTTTATCCAAAACCATTTTAAAGCTATGGTATTTGTACTAATTTTGGTTTTGATTTTTGCTCCTGAAAGTGAACAAGATCTTACTCAAAATAATCTTCAACAGATTAATTTAGTTGGACCGATAATAGAAGTATCAGAAATTTTAGAGCAGATTGAAAAAGCTGGAGCCAACAATAATGTAAAAGGTGTTTTACTTGTAGTTGATTCTCCTGGTGGAGCTGTAGCACCATCTATTGAAATAGCATACGCTATTAAAAGACTAAGAACAAAAAAACCAGTCATTGCATATGCAAAAGGAACTATTGCCAGCGGTAGTTACTATGCCAGCATCTGGGCAAATGAAATCATTGCAAATCCAGGTTCAATGGTTGGAAGCATTGGTGTAATCATGCAAGGTGCTGATATGAGTGAATTAATGGATAAAATTGGGATATCTACACAAAGTGTAAAAGCAGGTAAGTATAAACAGGTTGGAACACCAGATAGAAAGTGGGAGCCTTATGAGATAAATGAGCTAAACAAGGTTATCCAAGGCACGTATGATATGTTTACACAAGACGTAGCAAAAGCAAGAGGGCTTGATATAAAAAAGAGAGATCAGTTTGCTAATGCACATATATTTACTGCTCAGCAAGCTAAAGATGTTGGATTAGTAGATTCTCTTGGAGTAAGTCACAATGCGAAGATGAAACTTATTTTACTCAGCGGGGTAGATGATCCTATCTGGAACAAAGAAGACAAGTTTGATAAGATAATGAAAAAACTAACAGCTTCTACAGCTCTAACTCTTCACACATACTTTCCAGCTTTAATATTAAAATAG
- the mqnF gene encoding aminofutalosine deaminase family hydrolase: MQIISPNYILTPNTLLTDLAVAFDKTIQKIAPLEELQKEYPDAEVAVLEKNSLLMPGLINAHVHIEFSANKTNLSYGDFMNWLYSVIENREELIGGCDATCMSKAIDAMLESGITTFGAISSHGMDLQACAKAVQNVVFFNELIGSQATMADALFGDFLSRLDASKSVAREGFHPAVAIHSPYSVHPILIKKALGIVKNEKLKLSAHFMESEAERNWLDSSDGDFKDFFENLLKQNSAVSDSKEFLEHFNGSNALLTHVVKANEEELKTIASNKHTVIHCPISNRLLGNGALDLNALDKQNINWICATDGLSSNYSLDLFEEMKCALFMHSEMPLLELAKKLINSVTINAASALNLNTGEIAEGKNADMLVLDLDKEPTDELAIHLILHRYNISKVYINGKQEKGN; this comes from the coding sequence ATGCAAATAATATCACCAAACTATATACTAACACCGAACACTCTGCTAACAGACTTAGCAGTTGCTTTTGATAAAACAATACAAAAAATAGCTCCTCTTGAAGAGTTACAAAAAGAGTATCCAGATGCAGAAGTAGCTGTTTTAGAAAAAAACTCACTTCTTATGCCTGGACTCATTAACGCTCACGTTCATATAGAGTTTAGTGCGAATAAAACTAATCTTAGTTATGGCGATTTTATGAACTGGCTATACAGCGTCATTGAAAATCGTGAAGAGCTCATAGGCGGATGTGACGCTACATGCATGAGTAAAGCAATTGATGCTATGCTTGAATCAGGTATTACAACATTTGGAGCAATAAGTTCACATGGAATGGATCTTCAAGCATGTGCAAAAGCTGTACAAAATGTAGTTTTTTTCAATGAATTAATTGGTTCTCAGGCAACTATGGCAGATGCACTTTTTGGTGATTTTCTTTCTCGTCTAGATGCTTCAAAGAGCGTTGCAAGAGAAGGTTTTCATCCAGCAGTTGCTATTCACTCACCCTATTCTGTTCACCCTATTTTAATAAAAAAAGCTCTTGGAATAGTAAAAAATGAAAAGCTTAAACTTAGTGCGCATTTTATGGAAAGTGAAGCTGAGAGGAACTGGCTGGATTCTAGTGATGGAGATTTTAAAGATTTCTTTGAAAACCTCTTAAAACAAAACTCTGCTGTCAGTGACTCTAAAGAATTTTTAGAGCATTTCAACGGCTCAAATGCTCTACTTACTCACGTTGTAAAAGCTAATGAAGAAGAGTTAAAGACTATTGCTTCAAATAAGCATACAGTTATCCACTGCCCAATTTCAAATAGACTTTTAGGCAATGGCGCTCTTGATTTAAACGCTCTTGATAAACAAAACATCAACTGGATTTGTGCAACTGATGGACTAAGTTCAAACTATTCTCTAGATCTTTTTGAAGAGATGAAATGTGCACTATTTATGCACTCTGAGATGCCACTATTAGAACTTGCCAAAAAACTTATAAACAGCGTTACAATCAACGCCGCATCTGCACTTAATCTTAATACAGGTGAAATTGCAGAAGGCAAAAATGCAGATATGCTTGTATTAGACTTAGACAAAGAGCCGACTGATGAGTTAGCAATTCATTTAATATTACATAGATATAATATATCTAAAGTTTATATAAACGGAAAACAAGAAAAAGGTAATTAA